One Edaphobacter lichenicola DNA window includes the following coding sequences:
- a CDS encoding amidase → MSKSRREFLTQSTLTLLASASALAQTPSTPTTPGAPPAFGTSPSVGPEVSPATFSEAEKLVQFPLTEKDRAQAAGNWRAAMAPLYERRTGPRKVAIPDAIAPYSTVNSILLGQPTLPAKNEFLRTHSDAPLPPTDEAIAFAPVHQLSRWIETRKLTSTRLTEIYLKRIERLNPKVNCIITLTRDHALAQAKAADAEIAAGHYRGPLHGIPWGAKDLLDTANIATTWGAEPFQHRVPTADATVTERLNAAGAVLIAKLSLGALALNDVWFGGQTMNPWLLEEGSSGSSAGPGAATAAGLVAFAIGSETGGSIVSPSMRCGVTGLRPTYGRVPRTGAMTLCWSLDKLGPMARSVEDTMLVLNAITGPDGKDVSCVPSKLDFDAQAPTKNLKVGYFPQWMKEAPATDVDRAALAAISTLGMTPVEVTLPDWPYDNLDLILFAESAAAFEEITLNHQLDQLKAQVPDAWPNTFRQSRFLSAVDYVQADRLRRMVAVEMARIMSEVDLLLVPSLRDEILTLTNFTGHPSLTLRAGFVEVSEARSDWAPDPTKPLPKFNPPRRVPHGVTLIGRLFDEGTIARAGLALETHFNVASENPPGF, encoded by the coding sequence ATGTCGAAATCCCGCCGCGAATTCCTGACCCAAAGCACCCTCACCCTGCTCGCCTCCGCCTCTGCACTCGCCCAAACCCCCTCCACCCCAACCACTCCCGGCGCACCACCCGCCTTCGGCACCTCACCCTCGGTCGGCCCCGAGGTCTCCCCCGCCACCTTCTCCGAAGCCGAAAAGCTGGTCCAGTTCCCTCTCACTGAAAAAGACCGAGCCCAGGCCGCAGGCAACTGGCGCGCCGCCATGGCTCCTCTCTACGAACGCCGCACCGGCCCCCGCAAAGTCGCCATCCCCGACGCCATCGCGCCCTACTCCACCGTCAACTCCATCCTCCTCGGCCAACCCACACTCCCCGCAAAAAACGAGTTCCTCCGCACCCACTCCGACGCCCCACTCCCCCCCACCGACGAAGCCATCGCCTTCGCCCCCGTCCACCAGCTCTCCCGCTGGATCGAGACCCGCAAGCTAACCAGCACCCGTCTCACCGAGATCTACCTCAAGCGCATCGAGCGGCTCAATCCAAAAGTAAACTGCATCATCACCCTCACCCGCGACCACGCCCTGGCCCAGGCCAAAGCCGCCGACGCCGAGATCGCCGCCGGACACTATCGCGGCCCCCTCCACGGCATCCCCTGGGGAGCAAAGGATCTCCTCGACACCGCCAACATCGCCACCACCTGGGGCGCCGAACCCTTCCAGCACCGCGTCCCCACCGCCGACGCCACCGTCACCGAGCGCCTCAACGCCGCCGGCGCAGTCCTCATCGCTAAGCTCTCCCTCGGCGCTCTCGCCCTCAACGACGTCTGGTTCGGCGGCCAGACCATGAATCCCTGGCTCCTCGAAGAGGGCTCCTCCGGCTCGAGCGCAGGCCCAGGCGCAGCCACCGCCGCTGGCCTCGTAGCCTTCGCCATCGGCAGCGAAACCGGAGGCAGCATCGTCAGCCCCTCCATGCGCTGCGGCGTCACCGGCCTGCGTCCCACCTACGGCCGCGTCCCCCGCACCGGAGCCATGACCCTCTGCTGGTCCCTCGACAAACTCGGCCCCATGGCCCGCTCCGTCGAAGACACCATGCTCGTCCTCAACGCCATCACCGGCCCCGACGGCAAAGACGTCTCCTGCGTCCCCAGCAAGCTCGACTTCGACGCCCAGGCACCCACAAAAAACCTAAAAGTAGGCTACTTCCCCCAATGGATGAAGGAAGCCCCCGCCACCGACGTAGACCGCGCCGCCCTAGCCGCCATCAGCACTCTAGGAATGACACCAGTCGAAGTCACGCTCCCCGACTGGCCCTACGACAACCTCGACCTCATCCTCTTCGCCGAATCCGCCGCCGCCTTCGAGGAGATCACCCTCAACCACCAGCTCGACCAGCTCAAAGCCCAGGTCCCCGACGCCTGGCCCAATACCTTCCGCCAGTCCCGCTTCCTCTCCGCGGTCGACTACGTCCAGGCCGACCGCCTCCGCCGCATGGTAGCCGTCGAGATGGCCCGCATCATGTCCGAAGTCGATCTTCTCCTCGTCCCCTCCCTCCGCGACGAGATCCTCACCCTCACCAACTTCACCGGCCACCCTTCCCTCACCCTCCGCGCCGGCTTCGTCGAAGTCTCCGAGGCCCGTAGCGACTGGGCGCCAGACCCCACCAAACCCCTCCCCAAGTTCAACCCACCCCGCCGAGTCCCACACGGCGTAACCCTCATCGGCCGTCTCTTCGACGAGGGCACCATAGCCCGCGCAGGCCTCGCCCTCGAAACACACTTCAACGTAGCCAGCGAAAACCCACCCGGCTTCTAG
- a CDS encoding zinc dependent phospholipase C family protein, with amino-acid sequence MKGAARQQPEGTNTIRTHPRTTLFKTIILAALLLTAIPAVPYSVQTHQAIIDLAWKQSIRPLLLKKFPTLTEAQLQEAHAYAYGGSAIQDFGYYPFGNAFFSNLTHYVRSGDFVLSLLHNAQTPDDLAFAIGCLSHYIGDNFGHKYAINQSVPVEFPKLGQRYGPSVNYAENPHAHVQTEFAFDINQLSKLRFAPSAYTKFVGLEVPMPLLRKAFFETYGLRLPDIIGSKQTSIRIYRYSVRRFLPNIARAETLLHKKDFPEDLPSPDLDALALDLHQAAADNDWEAYRKKPGVRSHLYAGFIYILPKVGTLKLLAIKGPNQQTEDLYIKSVNRSIKAMRLVLTNYDTIDHYISNRDLDTGDIIRPGGYRLADETYAKLLAMITKKPDNVVPFQLKHDLIAYYADPKSPIETKKDPTKWAAVQANLQTLATMKTIGELDPVPDEILAE; translated from the coding sequence GTGAAAGGTGCAGCGCGACAGCAGCCAGAAGGGACCAACACCATTCGCACCCATCCCCGGACCACCCTGTTCAAAACGATAATCCTCGCGGCTCTGCTCCTCACGGCGATCCCCGCGGTCCCCTACTCCGTCCAGACCCATCAGGCGATCATCGATCTCGCCTGGAAGCAGTCCATCCGCCCACTCCTGCTAAAAAAATTCCCCACCCTCACCGAGGCCCAACTCCAGGAGGCCCACGCCTACGCCTACGGTGGCAGCGCCATTCAGGACTTCGGCTACTACCCCTTCGGCAACGCATTCTTCTCCAACCTCACCCACTACGTCCGCTCCGGCGACTTCGTCCTCTCTCTTCTCCACAACGCCCAGACCCCCGACGACCTGGCCTTCGCCATCGGCTGTCTCTCGCACTACATCGGTGACAACTTCGGTCACAAATATGCCATCAACCAATCCGTACCCGTCGAGTTCCCCAAGCTCGGACAAAGGTACGGCCCCTCCGTCAACTACGCGGAGAACCCCCACGCCCACGTCCAAACCGAGTTCGCCTTCGACATCAATCAGCTCAGCAAACTCCGCTTCGCTCCCTCCGCCTACACCAAATTCGTAGGCCTCGAGGTCCCCATGCCTCTTCTGCGCAAGGCATTCTTCGAGACCTACGGACTGCGTCTGCCCGACATCATCGGCAGCAAACAGACCTCCATCCGCATCTATCGTTACTCTGTCCGCCGCTTCCTGCCCAACATCGCCCGCGCCGAAACCCTCCTCCACAAAAAGGACTTCCCCGAAGACCTCCCCAGCCCCGATCTCGACGCGCTCGCCCTCGATCTTCATCAGGCCGCAGCCGACAACGACTGGGAGGCCTACCGCAAAAAACCCGGCGTCCGCAGCCATCTCTATGCCGGCTTCATTTACATCCTGCCCAAAGTCGGCACCCTCAAACTCCTCGCCATCAAAGGCCCCAATCAACAGACCGAGGACCTCTATATCAAGAGCGTCAATCGCTCCATCAAGGCCATGCGTCTGGTCCTCACCAACTACGACACCATCGACCACTACATCTCCAACCGCGACCTCGACACCGGCGACATCATTCGCCCCGGTGGCTACCGCCTGGCCGACGAGACCTACGCCAAGCTTCTCGCCATGATCACAAAAAAACCTGACAACGTCGTCCCCTTCCAACTCAAGCACGACCTCATCGCCTACTACGCCGACCCGAAGTCTCCCATCGAGACCAAGAAAGATCCAACGAAATGGGCTGCAGTCCAGGCCAACCTGCAAACCCTCGCCACCATGAAGACCATCGGCGAACTAGACCCCGTCCCCGACGAGATCCTGGCCGAGTAG
- a CDS encoding alpha-L-fucosidase: protein MSAINRRQFTYGLIAASQSIGSATRLTAQTQANPHKPLLQLQQEFLDLRFGMYLHLNMATFEQREWGDPKASPQLFNPAHLDTDQWAQAARSAGMTYSCLSTKHHDGFCLWPTATSSLSVKDSPFPHDIVRAYVDSFRRHGLKVCLYLSIFDLRADIRPYQITPRKVEMIKAQLTELLTNYGEITAMIFDGWNAPWTRITYDQLPFREIYDHVKHLQPNCLVTDYNASQYPGSALYYTDIRQYEQHAGQKIPADSLVPSQSATTLQSEWFWKRDYPTQELRSARQIVDEWLIPFNQQHCNLILNVAPNTGGRFDENAISRLAEIGQLWKHPGPSPRLQPSVAITTPNLAFAKPSFASSSPDTIGPDLANDNNFDSYWICEESDTSPWLEITFEKPTSFNTVSIVEPRYLQQYGPDSRIASYRLQLWNNGTNNRTGSGTNNGRWIDILSGRTPSTFQLHQFRRVTAQRVRLTLEGTGRPLGIAEFGIYNEPITT from the coding sequence TTGTCAGCAATCAATCGACGACAGTTCACCTACGGCCTGATCGCAGCCTCACAATCGATCGGAAGCGCAACCCGGTTGACCGCGCAAACACAGGCTAACCCACACAAGCCCCTACTCCAGCTCCAGCAGGAGTTCCTCGACCTCCGCTTCGGCATGTACCTCCACCTCAACATGGCCACCTTCGAGCAGCGCGAGTGGGGCGACCCCAAAGCCTCGCCGCAACTCTTCAACCCCGCGCATCTCGACACCGACCAGTGGGCGCAGGCTGCCCGTTCCGCCGGCATGACCTACAGCTGTCTCTCCACCAAGCATCACGACGGCTTCTGCCTCTGGCCCACCGCAACCTCCAGCCTCAGCGTCAAAGACTCGCCCTTCCCACACGACATCGTCCGCGCCTACGTCGACTCGTTCCGCCGCCACGGACTCAAGGTCTGCCTCTACCTCTCCATCTTCGATCTTCGCGCCGACATCCGGCCCTATCAGATCACACCCCGCAAGGTCGAGATGATCAAGGCACAGCTCACCGAGCTCCTCACCAACTACGGCGAGATCACCGCCATGATCTTCGACGGCTGGAACGCCCCCTGGACGCGCATCACCTACGACCAGCTTCCCTTCCGCGAGATCTACGACCACGTCAAGCACCTCCAGCCCAACTGCCTGGTCACTGACTACAACGCCAGCCAGTATCCAGGCTCCGCCCTCTACTACACCGACATCCGCCAATACGAGCAGCACGCTGGCCAGAAGATCCCCGCCGACAGCCTCGTACCCTCCCAATCCGCCACCACCCTCCAGAGCGAGTGGTTCTGGAAGCGCGACTACCCGACGCAGGAGCTTCGTTCCGCCCGGCAGATCGTCGACGAGTGGCTGATCCCCTTCAACCAGCAACACTGCAACCTCATCCTCAACGTCGCGCCCAACACCGGCGGACGATTCGACGAAAATGCCATCAGCCGGCTCGCGGAGATCGGTCAGCTGTGGAAGCACCCCGGCCCCTCTCCCCGCCTGCAACCCTCGGTCGCCATCACCACCCCAAACCTCGCCTTCGCCAAGCCGTCGTTCGCCAGCAGCAGCCCCGACACCATCGGCCCCGACCTCGCAAACGATAACAACTTCGACAGCTATTGGATCTGCGAAGAAAGCGACACCTCGCCGTGGCTCGAAATCACCTTCGAAAAGCCGACGTCTTTCAATACAGTCTCCATCGTCGAGCCCCGTTACCTCCAGCAGTACGGACCAGACAGCAGAATCGCCTCCTACCGCCTGCAACTCTGGAATAACGGAACGAACAACAGAACAGGTAGCGGAACGAACAACGGAAGATGGATCGACATCCTCAGCGGTCGAACCCCCTCCACCTTCCAGCTCCATCAGTTTCGCCGGGTCACCGCACAACGCGTTCGCCTGACCCTCGAAGGCACAGGCCGCCCCCTCGGCATAGCCGAATTCGGAATCTACAACGAACCCATCACAACCTGA
- a CDS encoding RNA polymerase sigma factor, giving the protein MATLAINPRLFENLPVAETHRAAGDFGQMDDAAIMLELSAGNMAGFDFLIQKYRKPIVHFMYRMVHNQAVAEELAQEVFLRVYRSRETYRAEARFSTWLYRIATNLGVNYARDTRHERTASTVYLDEADSETGTTPDVADSTPDVEAKLLRQERLNAIREHVLALPERQRMAVLMHKYEGMDYKQIGDVLKLSESATKSLLFRAYQTLREKLKAFV; this is encoded by the coding sequence ATGGCTACGCTGGCGATCAATCCGAGACTCTTTGAAAACCTTCCGGTTGCAGAGACACACCGTGCGGCCGGCGACTTTGGACAGATGGACGACGCGGCAATCATGCTCGAGTTGAGCGCCGGAAACATGGCCGGGTTCGACTTTCTCATCCAGAAGTACCGCAAGCCCATTGTTCACTTCATGTATCGCATGGTGCACAACCAGGCCGTGGCAGAGGAGCTGGCGCAGGAGGTCTTCCTCAGAGTCTACCGTTCTCGGGAGACCTATCGTGCTGAAGCCCGGTTCAGCACCTGGCTCTACCGGATCGCGACCAATCTGGGAGTGAACTACGCACGCGATACCCGGCACGAACGGACCGCTTCTACCGTCTATCTTGACGAGGCCGACTCCGAGACGGGGACGACGCCCGATGTTGCGGACTCCACGCCCGATGTCGAAGCCAAACTCCTGAGGCAGGAGCGTCTGAATGCTATTCGCGAGCATGTACTCGCGCTTCCGGAGCGACAACGTATGGCCGTACTCATGCACAAGTACGAAGGGATGGATTACAAGCAAATTGGAGATGTTCTCAAATTGAGCGAGTCCGCCACGAAGTCGTTACTCTTCCGCGCCTACCAGACGCTGCGCGAAAAGCTGAAGGCTTTTGTTTAG
- a CDS encoding D-sedoheptulose 7-phosphate isomerase produces the protein MKHLVQKQLAQSIATLQAVLADETISDTLISIAKLTATAMQSGHKLLVAGNGGSAADAQHLVAEFVVRLTVNRPALRAIALTTDTSILTAAGNDYGFDHLFSRQIEALAQPGDVFLAISTSGNSKNIVKAITQAKMIGITTIGLSGNDGGLMRPLCDYNIVIPSAITQNIQESHLALEHIFCMLVEHFAFGHDLDHKPQILSE, from the coding sequence ATGAAGCACCTGGTCCAAAAGCAACTCGCTCAGTCCATCGCCACCCTGCAAGCCGTCCTAGCCGACGAAACCATCTCCGACACCCTCATCTCCATCGCCAAACTCACCGCCACTGCCATGCAATCCGGCCACAAGCTCCTCGTCGCCGGCAACGGCGGCTCCGCAGCCGACGCCCAGCATCTCGTAGCCGAGTTCGTCGTCCGCCTCACCGTCAATCGCCCCGCCCTCCGCGCCATCGCCCTCACCACCGACACCTCCATCCTTACCGCCGCCGGCAACGACTACGGCTTCGACCATCTCTTCTCACGCCAGATCGAAGCCCTCGCCCAGCCCGGCGACGTCTTCCTCGCCATCTCCACCTCCGGCAACTCAAAGAACATCGTCAAAGCCATCACTCAGGCCAAGATGATCGGCATCACCACCATCGGCCTCTCCGGCAACGACGGCGGCCTCATGCGCCCCCTCTGCGACTACAACATCGTCATCCCCTCCGCCATCACCCAGAACATTCAGGAGTCCCACCTCGCCCTCGAGCACATCTTCTGCATGCTCGTCGAACACTTCGCCTTCGGCCACGACCTGGACCACAAACCCCAGATCCTCAGCGAATAG
- a CDS encoding proline dehydrogenase family protein: MLRSAFIALSQNKSLRSFSERSTMGKKMSGRFVAGMSVEEALAACQRVNKEGIAVSLDSLGESVTTEAEARNSADIYHELLDAIHTRGLNANVSVKLSQVGMDFDPALAERIVGEMVEHAFHVQSFVRIDMEGSPYTEATIAMTEHLAAKFPGAVGTVLQAYLFRTEADTERLLNQDIRIRLCKGAYKEGPEIAFPAKSDVDANYVKLMKRVVTFSNPANGKGVFCGIATHDEAIVEQMRTFVREHNIDKSAFEFQMLYGVRRDLQRRLAAEGFGVRVYVPFGPEWYPYFMRRLAERPANVIFLAKNFFKN; encoded by the coding sequence TTGCTTCGATCTGCTTTCATTGCTCTCTCTCAAAACAAGTCTTTGCGCTCCTTCTCAGAGCGCTCCACCATGGGAAAAAAGATGTCCGGCCGCTTCGTCGCCGGCATGTCAGTTGAGGAGGCGCTCGCCGCCTGCCAGCGCGTCAACAAGGAAGGCATCGCCGTCAGCCTCGACTCCCTCGGCGAATCCGTCACCACCGAAGCCGAAGCCCGCAACTCCGCCGACATCTATCACGAACTCCTCGACGCCATCCACACCCGCGGCCTCAACGCCAACGTCAGCGTCAAGCTCTCCCAGGTCGGCATGGACTTCGATCCCGCCCTCGCCGAGCGCATCGTAGGCGAGATGGTCGAGCACGCCTTCCACGTCCAATCCTTCGTCCGCATCGACATGGAAGGCTCCCCCTACACCGAAGCCACCATTGCCATGACCGAGCACCTCGCCGCCAAATTCCCCGGCGCAGTCGGCACCGTCCTCCAGGCCTATCTCTTCCGCACCGAAGCCGACACCGAACGCCTCCTCAACCAGGACATCCGCATCCGCCTCTGCAAGGGAGCCTACAAGGAAGGCCCTGAGATCGCCTTCCCCGCCAAGTCCGACGTCGACGCCAACTACGTCAAACTCATGAAGCGCGTAGTCACCTTCTCCAATCCAGCAAACGGCAAGGGCGTCTTCTGCGGCATCGCCACGCACGACGAAGCCATCGTCGAGCAGATGCGAACCTTCGTCCGCGAGCACAATATCGACAAGTCCGCCTTCGAGTTCCAGATGCTCTACGGCGTCCGCCGCGACCTTCAGCGTCGTCTCGCCGCCGAGGGCTTCGGCGTCCGCGTCTACGTTCCCTTCGGCCCCGAGTGGTATCCCTACTTCATGCGACGTCTGGCCGAACGTCCAGCCAACGTAATCTTCCTGGCCAAAAACTTCTTCAAAAACTAA
- a CDS encoding peroxiredoxin family protein codes for MKLFASLFLVAISAVAQGSKQRAIAGPWVGDATVHGQQVPVRLEITSSGNGLQAALLNGPLNGPDRSPASGVSYVGNHLVVTFNYYARTLDGTVTDGHLTGTFGTIATRYPVSLSLHGSAGTETKADGPAIPGDWEVEVKSSKGESAWQLRVEPSAQSKEVKAVIQRIDGDTGALYGRWTGREYVIGHFTAAGPALYSLTPQADGTLLVSNKLRADVNEQQNLVARRPAQARAAALPGMTDPTQQTTVKDPSARFAFSFPDLSGKVVSNTDPQFDGKVVIVAIGGSWCPNCHDEAPLLESLYKQFHSRGLEIVNLSFEEADQLKDPTRLRAFIEKYGLTYTVLVAGETEQLNEKIPQGVNLNCWPTSFFLGRDGRVREVHAGFAGPANPPAHEALVKETTELVERLLAEPVPTQSASR; via the coding sequence ATGAAGCTCTTCGCCAGTCTTTTTCTGGTTGCAATCTCTGCCGTTGCTCAGGGTTCGAAGCAACGTGCAATCGCCGGTCCCTGGGTGGGCGACGCTACTGTCCATGGGCAGCAGGTTCCTGTTCGTCTCGAAATTACCAGTAGCGGTAATGGTCTTCAGGCGGCTCTGCTCAACGGCCCACTCAATGGCCCAGACCGCAGCCCGGCGTCTGGCGTCAGCTATGTTGGCAATCATCTAGTGGTCACGTTCAACTACTACGCTCGAACGCTCGATGGGACAGTAACGGATGGGCATTTGACGGGAACCTTCGGCACGATTGCTACACGCTATCCGGTCAGCTTGAGTCTGCATGGCTCTGCCGGCACTGAGACGAAGGCGGATGGTCCGGCTATTCCTGGGGATTGGGAGGTGGAGGTTAAGTCGTCCAAGGGCGAGTCGGCGTGGCAGCTTCGCGTCGAACCCTCTGCTCAGTCGAAGGAAGTGAAGGCGGTGATTCAGCGCATTGACGGGGATACTGGTGCTCTTTACGGAAGGTGGACAGGGCGTGAGTACGTGATTGGGCATTTCACTGCTGCTGGGCCTGCGCTCTATAGCTTGACTCCGCAGGCCGATGGGACGTTGCTGGTTTCGAATAAGCTGCGGGCGGATGTGAATGAGCAGCAGAATCTTGTCGCACGGAGGCCTGCACAGGCGCGGGCTGCGGCGCTCCCTGGGATGACGGATCCTACGCAGCAGACTACGGTGAAGGACCCGTCGGCGCGGTTTGCTTTCAGCTTTCCGGATCTTAGCGGGAAGGTTGTTTCTAACACCGATCCGCAGTTCGATGGGAAGGTTGTGATCGTTGCGATTGGTGGGTCTTGGTGCCCTAACTGCCACGATGAAGCGCCTCTGCTGGAGAGCCTCTATAAGCAGTTTCATAGCCGGGGATTGGAGATTGTGAACCTCTCGTTTGAAGAGGCGGATCAGTTGAAAGATCCGACGAGATTGCGGGCTTTTATTGAGAAATATGGGCTTACTTACACGGTTCTGGTGGCGGGAGAGACGGAGCAGTTGAATGAGAAGATTCCGCAGGGGGTGAATTTGAACTGCTGGCCTACCTCGTTTTTTCTGGGGCGGGATGGGCGGGTCAGGGAGGTTCATGCGGGGTTTGCGGGGCCGGCGAATCCGCCGGCGCATGAGGCTCTGGTGAAGGAGACTACCGAATTGGTGGAGCGGCTTCTTGCCGAGCCGGTTCCCACTCAGTCGGCTTCGCGTTAA
- a CDS encoding helix-turn-helix transcriptional regulator — protein MRKHARRALEAEPLLTADDVAKRLNVSTDWVWDHSSRKKPLLPVIRMGDGTLRYRSSGIEAFIDERERISSLGRRAS, from the coding sequence ATGCGTAAACACGCTCGCAGGGCGTTAGAAGCCGAGCCACTGCTTACTGCCGACGACGTTGCAAAGCGACTGAATGTCAGCACGGATTGGGTTTGGGATCATTCCTCACGAAAGAAGCCATTGCTTCCGGTGATTCGCATGGGAGACGGAACACTTCGCTACCGCTCGAGCGGAATCGAAGCCTTCATCGATGAACGAGAACGAATCTCTTCCCTAGGCCGCCGTGCCAGCTAA
- a CDS encoding tyrosine-type recombinase/integrase: MGISHQAGSIVLRGKAWYGFYRKDVIDATTEDVRSVRVCVRLGLKSQMTKLKARDTLKAEIAKQTGQLADGRILKDGSVTFEWFVRNRYFPLRQGDWRPETAIEKTAQIEIDLIAKFGSRTIESIDKFELQTHVNHLARTYCQDRVKQARSYLKSIFDEAIEQEFLVKDPTRTLKIPKNLRPKDKQILTWEQLRAVLKAASKRDRILLMLDMTDALRPSELFAFRWKSFDDVNTLSITETIYRRKIRPFGKTPGSMTKVHLPDGLVAELRQWKLECPDPSPDAPMFPNADGGFLDPSNFRYRVLKLIREALELRKLNFQVLRRTIATRAQKLGSVKDVQSHLRHSRADTTANEYMQELPESVQQMVGTVYAMLTSTPTEQQRAGRFEPV; the protein is encoded by the coding sequence ATGGGTATCTCGCATCAGGCGGGTTCGATCGTCCTGCGTGGGAAGGCTTGGTATGGCTTCTACCGCAAGGACGTGATCGACGCCACAACTGAAGATGTCCGATCCGTTCGCGTGTGCGTTCGGCTCGGCCTGAAATCGCAGATGACGAAGCTCAAGGCGCGAGATACGCTGAAAGCTGAGATCGCCAAGCAGACTGGCCAACTCGCGGACGGCAGAATCCTGAAGGATGGATCTGTCACCTTTGAGTGGTTTGTTCGCAACCGCTACTTTCCGCTTCGACAGGGAGATTGGCGACCCGAGACGGCGATAGAGAAAACGGCTCAGATTGAAATCGATTTGATTGCGAAGTTCGGCTCTCGAACCATCGAATCGATCGATAAGTTTGAGTTGCAAACGCATGTGAACCATTTGGCTAGAACGTATTGCCAGGATCGGGTGAAGCAGGCGCGCTCTTATCTGAAGTCCATCTTCGATGAAGCAATCGAGCAAGAGTTTCTGGTCAAGGATCCGACCCGGACACTGAAGATTCCCAAGAATCTCCGGCCGAAGGACAAACAGATTCTGACCTGGGAGCAATTGCGAGCGGTACTGAAAGCGGCATCAAAGCGGGATCGCATCCTGCTTATGCTGGACATGACCGACGCCCTTCGCCCCAGCGAACTCTTCGCTTTTCGCTGGAAGTCCTTCGACGACGTGAATACGTTGTCGATCACCGAAACGATCTACCGAAGGAAGATTCGTCCCTTTGGCAAGACCCCAGGGAGCATGACGAAGGTTCATCTGCCGGATGGACTTGTCGCCGAGCTCAGGCAGTGGAAGTTGGAATGCCCAGACCCATCTCCGGACGCGCCGATGTTCCCGAACGCGGACGGCGGATTCCTGGACCCGTCCAACTTCCGGTACAGAGTTTTGAAGCTAATTCGGGAGGCGTTGGAACTCCGAAAGCTGAATTTTCAGGTGCTCCGGCGGACCATCGCCACCCGGGCACAGAAGCTGGGTTCAGTGAAGGATGTTCAATCGCACCTGCGGCACTCACGAGCAGATACCACAGCAAACGAGTACATGCAGGAGCTTCCGGAGAGTGTGCAGCAGATGGTAGGAACGGTCTACGCGATGCTCACGTCGACGCCAACCGAGCAGCAGAGGGCAGGTAGGTTTGAGCCGGTATAA
- a CDS encoding anti-sigma factor: MQAHIESCAACAQEFKSMQATFALLDTWQAPEPSPYFDQKLAVRLREEQALAPAGWFEKLKARLLFNTGRQLRPALAGGLALILLVGGETVANLTGFHHSAPQTSAAVQDLQILDKNDQALQTMDQLLQDDAPADDSTAQPSS, encoded by the coding sequence ATGCAGGCCCATATCGAGTCATGCGCCGCCTGCGCCCAGGAGTTCAAGTCGATGCAGGCGACCTTCGCGCTGCTCGACACCTGGCAGGCGCCGGAGCCGTCGCCTTACTTCGATCAAAAGCTGGCTGTGCGTCTCCGCGAAGAGCAGGCACTGGCACCGGCCGGCTGGTTTGAGAAGCTAAAGGCTCGCCTGCTCTTCAATACAGGGCGCCAGCTTCGTCCAGCGCTTGCCGGTGGCCTTGCACTGATCCTTCTGGTGGGCGGCGAAACCGTTGCCAATCTCACCGGATTTCATCACTCAGCTCCTCAGACGTCAGCGGCGGTCCAGGACCTGCAGATCCTCGATAAGAACGATCAGGCACTGCAAACGATGGATCAACTCCTGCAAGACGATGCTCCGGCCGATGATTCCACGGCCCAGCCCAGCAGCTAG
- a CDS encoding DUF3106 domain-containing protein: MTIALAQPAPAQRAGGAFRAPVAQSRPAQGPEPKRNQEHLAQWMNRHSNLPLAEQQRALENEPGFRDLPLPTQQRMRDRLTQLNNMSPEQRQRILDRTEAMERLTLPQRQQVRGAMQQLGGLPEDRRRLVARAFRDLREMPQPQRQAILDSDRFRGQFSDQERSTLSNLLAVEPYLPVRRPNDGTTYGK; encoded by the coding sequence ATGACGATTGCCTTGGCCCAGCCGGCGCCTGCGCAGAGAGCCGGGGGGGCATTCCGTGCGCCCGTCGCGCAGTCGCGGCCCGCTCAGGGGCCGGAGCCGAAGCGAAATCAGGAGCATCTGGCCCAGTGGATGAACCGTCACAGCAACCTTCCCCTCGCGGAGCAGCAGCGCGCTTTGGAAAATGAGCCCGGCTTTCGCGATCTTCCGCTGCCGACCCAGCAGCGTATGCGCGATCGCCTGACGCAACTGAATAACATGTCGCCGGAGCAGCGCCAACGGATCCTTGACCGCACCGAAGCGATGGAGCGTCTCACGCTGCCTCAACGACAGCAGGTTCGCGGTGCGATGCAGCAGCTTGGCGGGCTTCCTGAAGATCGTCGCCGTCTGGTTGCGCGTGCCTTCCGCGACCTTCGCGAGATGCCTCAACCCCAACGCCAGGCTATCCTCGACTCGGATCGCTTTCGCGGCCAGTTTTCCGATCAGGAGCGGAGCACACTCTCCAATCTCCTTGCTGTCGAACCATATCTTCCTGTTCGGCGGCCAAATGACGGGACTACGTACGGAAAATAA